Part of the Arcobacter sp. LA11 genome, TTCATGATTAAACCTTGATAATGGGTATCATTATAGTACCTTCTTAAAACTTAACTTAATATTAATGATAACAATTATCGTTTTAATAAAACTATAAGGTTTAAATGATAGAATCTGATAATTAATATCAAAAAGGTTATAACAATGATAGCTCTATCATTAGTAAATACTACTGCAAATATAATAGTGAGTTCTATTACTACAAAAATATTTGATTCAGTAGTGACATCTAAACTAACGCAAAAACAAGAAAAGAAAAAATGGATAAGAGATAAAAAGCTAAATTTATTTTCTCAATTATCTGAAAACATATTAACTATAAACTGTGATAATTTATTAGAAAAGAAGTTACTAATAAAAGAGTTAGCATCAAAAATCATGCTTCTAACAGAAGATGAAAATCTAAAAACAAATCTTGTAAATTATACTTTTATTCTGGATGAGTATGAATGCTATAAGAGTGATATCAATCTAAATCATCTTAACGATGAGCTAATTTCAACACTCTGTACATATATGAAGAAACTGTAGATAAATCTACTTTTCTTCTTTTTTAGTTACCAAAGAAAGATTATTTAAATCATATTTTTGAAGATTATCTAAAACTTTTACAATACGTTCATAAACAACATCTTTATCTATTCTAACAATTATGTTATTCTTTTTATCATTTATTTCTGAAAGTTTCTTATCTAATTCATCAAAACTTATCTCTTTTCCATAGATAGCTAGTTTATTTTTATTTATTTCAATTGATATTTCTTTTGGTTCAATT contains:
- a CDS encoding biopolymer transporter ExbD codes for the protein MRKKRETIAPDLTPLIDVVFILLIFFIVSSVFKKEELALILDLPSSQAQELEIEPKEISIEINKNKLAIYGKEISFDELDKKLSEINDKKNNIIVRIDKDVVYERIVKVLDNLQKYDLNNLSLVTKKEEK